The DNA segment TTGatcaaataaaatgtatttgattttcttattcttgcaaaaaattgacACAATTCAAGCATGGTGAAtaaattcttcaattttttttaagattattttttacattgagtacatattttaatctattattgtaatattaaaattactatttcagtaaaaaaaaaaatgattgacgAGAAGCACCTCCAATTCTATCAAGTAAGACGCcaaccaaaagaaaagaaaagtgtgcaagattaagattttattattttagtaaaataaaaataaaaagattgtgacattattggaataaaacttataactttcttcttttatctgttttatttttcatttattataaaagaattcgatttaattataatattacatttttCCAGATATAGATATGATCAGTATTATTTCTACATTTGTTCGATCagtaatcattttttaaacaattaactTTGGGCCAACCGCAAGTTTCTGCTGCTAGTTAAAGGTCCAAGAGAAAGATTATTCCACCAAAGCATATAAAAGACTATGTCAATTGAAGGTTTAACCGATCTATTATGGGGTGCTCTTTTGGTACTATAGTATTGGTTAATTAGCTTAATTTTAAtgtagtatatatattattgcacTTTGCATTCTCTTATTTGTTTTAGAATCTAAGTCTGCTATATTATCCCCTCACGTAAGTATTGAGAATGAATCAAGAAAAGTATTTACTCGTTCCTCATCTCTTCTTCTAAGGATGAGACTCCTAGTCCTCCAATTCTAGGAACTGTTACTGTTATTCTTCATTTATCCTAACAAAATGTGTGCATTTGAGGAAGCTTAaggaggaagagagagaaagggcaAACAATGTTAAttatgatgaagaagaagaccTCCACtcattacataaaattaattgaataattaagaaagatgGAAAGAAAGTAAAATATCACGGGTTCTATCTCTTTTATtagtaaaaactaataaattaataattaatatttgtatatataaaaaaacgcGTGCACAAGACACTGCTAATTAAAGAACATGCATGCCGAAGAAGATAGAAGTTTGTGATAGAAGGGGAAaccatattttatataatttttcaaaaaaaaaaaaaaaaaacttacataaaCATGACATGGATGATATGCAAAAGTAAAACCTCAATCATGTTCATGCTATGTATACTTTTGCAAAATATTTACGTAAACATAACATGCTTGTTTTCATACTGACGAGACCCTTTAATGAGATTTGCTTTCCACTTACATGAAACCAtggattaaataataaaattaacaaccaTTTATTCAAAGAACCTAACTGAATTAATACTTGAAAATAATtgcaaaaaatcattataaagaGAATAATATAGAATTACTCATTACTTTCTATATGTTCGTTTCAAGACTAAAGATTACAATTTAAAGAAAGCATGCATGTCGCGCGCCCTAGAAATGGTATCTTAACGGAAGTAACttcaattctttcttttttatttccaaatcaTATTCACTCCTCTCAacgaatataattaaaattatgcaTTTACCCCTGTAAGTAAATTTCTCCCACCCTTGGAGATTGGTGAAATTGgtcaaaaagtaattaaatagcCACCGCGATAAATAGCATGAATGCAAGATAGAAGAACACACATAAATTAAGACGCGAACAAATTCACACTTTATTTGCCTAACCAAGAAGATATATCATGTTTCGACACTAAGCAAGAACCCGCTCCAAGACATGCACTAACATGcattcttcatccttaacacataAGGAGAAGTACCCTTAAatccaaaaaagaaataaagaaaatggaCAAGTACCCTAGTTTTATTCGACTCGATGACACATTATTTCCACAAAATCTAAAGGACAAACAGTTTCTTTCAACACTAAATTACCCATTTTAACATCCACTCTTGGTCAAATAGACTCTTGTAGTTTCAGTTTTGGCCACTATATaacccattttaatttttaatatgtggAAAATAATCCCCATCAATAGTTCCAATCAATTACTCAAAAAATTTTAACACATGGCGTGATATAAAGCACCAATTGTAGTAATTTGCCACAtgcttaaaattatttcaagccATATATATAGGGACTATATTTAGCACACATAATGGAAGTTTAACTTCAAAATTAAGGCCAAAACCAAAACTACGAAGGATTCTATTTATAAAAGAATGAGAAGTTAAAAGAGGTAATTTATGAATTgtaccttttttttctcttccttaattgtATAGCCAAAGGAAATCCTGGCTCGGTGCTGCCAACAAAGGAGAGTCCATAAAATCAGATTGGGAATTATTAGTTGCATCCCATTGATCATAGGAAGAAGGATCcattgatgttgatgttgaaaaaTCTCCATGCACTTGATCAGCATTATTCAGCTTGTAACCACCACCAACCCTTTCACCAAAGAAAGTACTCTTGTCCATAACCTGAGGCTCATGAACATTTTGCACCTGCTGCATGTTTTGGCTTCCTAGAAGGGGAAAAGTGTTCATGTTGTTGTCAAagagattattattattcttgtcCAGAGAAACCCTTCCACCAACAAAGAAATTCTTGTCCATAACCTGAGGCTGAACACTTTGCACCTGCTGCATGTTTTGGCATACTAGAAGAGGAGGAACACTATTAATATTCATGCTGTTGTTGCCAAagagattattattattcttgtcCAAAGAAACCCTTCCACCACCATAGAAATTGTTGCTGTCCACCACCTGAGGCTGAAGAACATTTTGCACCTGCTGCTGGTTTTGGTTTCCTAGAGGAACAACAACATTCATGTTGTGCATCGAACCATTTGACCCTATTTCTCCAGAATTATTGTTGTCACTGATCACATTAAGAGTCTGGTTTTGATTATTCACAGCTGGTGCAGCACTATGCCTAGGTTGACCAATAGTAAGATTCTGAGTCTGAGTCTGATTCACAACTGGTGCAGCAATGTGCATAGATTGACCAAGAGCCACATTAACATTGTTTTTAGGGTTTCCAGGTCCAAGCTGTGAAGAGCTTGAGCCTCCACCACCGCCACCAACCACTTGCacaatgttgttgttgttgttgttgccatTATTGTATATGCATGCCAGCTGATGATTGTTCCTCACATTCATGTCACTGAATCCAAAGCTGGTTTCATGATAAGGGCACTGAGAGCTATGGCAGGAATAGGTATCATGAGGAATTGTGATGCCTTGAACTTCCTTTCTCTTATTAGCACCATGATCTGGTGGCAAAACAATGCCATTGTTCATTGTAACCatgctattattattgttaatacCATTAGCCACATTGCTAGTTATTGGCGGTGGATTATTTTGCCCTCCCAGAAAACTTCTACCATCACCACTATCAACATTGCTAGTAAGTGGTGGATAATTTTGCCCCCCAAAGAAATTTCTAGCACCACCATTACCAACATTGCTTGTTGGTTGTGGATTATGACTACTTTGGCCACCAAGAAAACTTCTAGCAGTTCCACTTGCTAGAAGCATACTATTATTACTATGAGCAGCAACATTGGAAGTTGGTGGTGGGTTATGACTACTTTGGCCCCCAAGAAAGTTCCTAGCACGAGCACCACTTCCTTCAATATCATAACCACGAATCGCATGATGAGGCCTTCTGATAATTGGTTTGGCTGGGAACAAATGAGGGTGCAATCTTCTAGCAAGGGTTTCTTCACGTTTCACAACAGCACTCCAAATAGCAGTCTCCTTGGCAGTGAGCTTGTCCTGAAGGGTCCTCGAAAGCCGCACCATGTTTTTGATCTTGGTGATGTCAGGGGAGATGTGCTTGATCACTGCGGTCAGCACGCACTGCTTCCATacctaaaaattaatatttacccataaaattaaaataaaaacataaatattttttttaaaattaaaattaaccataactaataattaatatttgtcgatgtaaaaataaaaaaaaataaaaaacacatctTTCACACCTTCTTGAGGTCATGGGGCTTCCTGTAGGGAGGTGGGCCTGGGTCGACAGCAAAGCCCAGCTCGGGCCACCAGATCTCAAGCCCGGTGGGCCACCAGGGTGGGGGAACATTCTTGTCTAGAGGGTACCTCCTCTGAGGGGGATCACAGTGCTGCATCAGACATGACAAGAGTGACCCTAGGGTTGTGTCTGGGAGATCACTCAAACGGTATGCTGATGATGGGTCTCCACTGAATTCATTACGCAGGTCGTCAAACCCAGTTTCTTCATCATACCTAGCACACCAAATCCATGAAACAAGCAAGGAAAgagtgtaaataaataaatttcaattaatttgtgtaataaagatttgcattaaAGATTAGCACAGATTGTTgggataaaattttaattctgatcaaagaactacaccaagaacacttagaaatatatatatatatatacactactTGAAATTGTGTCTTGACGTAAATCATACAGTTTTCACACTATCTCAAATAATCTTTCAAACAGTGAATAGCGGAATCTATTGTAATAAGAGAAAGATGCACTATTTAACACATTCTTAATTATTGGTAAAAATTTAtcgaaaaatcacaaaaaattgtTAGTTTTACTTCCAACACTccttataataacaataaagctATTAGAATAATGTGTTCAAAATTTTTTACTCATAACATCTCcttataataacaacaataagaaTTTATATGTTAAtctagaagaaataaaaattcaacatactatataaaaaaaatgcaaaaatggcaaatatatgttttttaattataaaacttacATATATTgtctgtaaaatatttttaaacaaaatgtcTAATAAGAATTTACTTTATCACCAATAAGATAATACTTTTTAGAGTCAAAAAATTTTATTAgatgtgtgtgtatataaaaaagtttttacCTCAGCATTGCAGCAGGACCATTACGATCAAACTTAACCCTTTCCTTCCACCAACCACGAAGGTTATCAGAAGCACCACTCACTGGCTTCCCCTTATCAGGAATTATGCCATAAACAAAACCCCTTACATCACAAACCTCCATCATCTTGAGCATGTTCTTCAGCACAATGTCTTGTGCACGAGTCAAGgccttcttcttcatcatctccACTGTTTGCCCTTGTTCTTTCTCCTTTCTCTCATCCTTAAGTTTCCTCAGCAGCATCCGGTCTCTCCACATCCTCGTTTCAAGTTCCTCGATCgttaacacttttttttgtccattatcatcatcgtcatcatcttcttcttcttcatcttcatcttcttcttcttcaatcaTTCCTTCTTCTTCAATCATTCCTTCTTCTTCAATGGTTCTCATTGAAGTGTCCAAGAGATCAATAGTCATGTTGTGATCATCCATAGAATCCATTGCTTTTGATGATgacttttctttcacttttctgTCAAACAATAtatacagaaattaaaaaagctTATTACATGATCAGCCTTGCATTGAGGTAAGTAGATCAAATTTCAAACActcattttgaaagaaaattaaaaataaaaataaaaaatatttttaaccccAGAAAATCatcatataaag comes from the Glycine soja cultivar W05 chromosome 6, ASM419377v2, whole genome shotgun sequence genome and includes:
- the LOC114416387 gene encoding probable basic-leucine zipper transcription factor J, which codes for MDSMDDHNMTIDLLDTSMRTIEEEGMIEEEGMIEEEEDEDEEEEDDDDDDNGQKKVLTIEELETRMWRDRMLLRKLKDERKEKEQGQTVEMMKKKALTRAQDIVLKNMLKMMEVCDVRGFVYGIIPDKGKPVSGASDNLRGWWKERVKFDRNGPAAMLRYDEETGFDDLRNEFSGDPSSAYRLSDLPDTTLGSLLSCLMQHCDPPQRRYPLDKNVPPPWWPTGLEIWWPELGFAVDPGPPPYRKPHDLKKVWKQCVLTAVIKHISPDITKIKNMVRLSRTLQDKLTAKETAIWSAVVKREETLARRLHPHLFPAKPIIRRPHHAIRGYDIEGSGARARNFLGGQSSHNPPPTSNVAAHSNNSMLLASGTARSFLGGQSSHNPQPTSNVGNGGARNFFGGQNYPPLTSNVDSGDGRSFLGGQNNPPPITSNVANGINNNNSMVTMNNGIVLPPDHGANKRKEVQGITIPHDTYSCHSSQCPYHETSFGFSDMNVRNNHQLACIYNNGNNNNNNIVQVVGGGGGGSSSSQLGPGNPKNNVNVALGQSMHIAAPVVNQTQTQNLTIGQPRHSAAPAVNNQNQTLNVISDNNNSGEIGSNGSMHNMNVVVPLGNQNQQQVQNVLQPQVVDSNNFYGGGRVSLDKNNNNLFGNNSMNINSVPPLLVCQNMQQVQSVQPQVMDKNFFVGGRVSLDKNNNNLFDNNMNTFPLLGSQNMQQVQNVHEPQVMDKSTFFGERVGGGYKLNNADQVHGDFSTSTSMDPSSYDQWDATNNSQSDFMDSPLLAAPSQDFLWLYN